A portion of the Oscillospiraceae bacterium genome contains these proteins:
- a CDS encoding polysaccharide pyruvyl transferase family protein, giving the protein MVGVCIKYMHENYGGILQAYATVSYLENQNIEYELVRYTRKKTMTEALKDVPRLFNAVWFNSRYEGIQRKLSLKKHPEYAKNNEVRMKAFASFKKWAFKDFSDEYIGYAALCEGGKKYSAVITGSDQLWSPAGLPTNYYNLMFVPDDTLKISIASSFGVKEIPWYQRKRTVQYLNRIEYISMRENRGSEIVKELTGRDVPTILDPVFFLSKNEWLERIPNKREINEPYIFAYFLGATQEYRNAVKKLAHDKGMKVVALRHMDQYVEEDENFGDFAPYDVSPERFLNLLRNAEYVCTDSFHGTAFSILNEKQFVVFNRYAENSSFSKNSRIDTLCVNFGLESRRYKNGMDLSDVVKDDIDYKAVGEKYKNLKMVTDQYLKTVLKEIRKRV; this is encoded by the coding sequence ATGGTTGGAGTATGCATAAAATATATGCATGAAAATTACGGAGGCATATTGCAAGCATATGCAACTGTTAGTTATTTGGAAAATCAGAATATTGAGTATGAGCTGGTTCGATATACTAGAAAGAAGACTATGACAGAAGCACTGAAAGACGTGCCGCGTCTTTTTAATGCAGTTTGGTTTAATAGCAGGTATGAGGGAATTCAGAGAAAGCTTAGTCTGAAAAAGCATCCTGAGTATGCAAAAAACAATGAAGTTCGTATGAAAGCATTTGCGAGTTTCAAAAAATGGGCTTTTAAGGATTTCTCCGATGAGTATATCGGCTATGCGGCATTATGCGAGGGTGGAAAGAAATATTCGGCGGTTATAACAGGAAGCGATCAGCTTTGGAGTCCGGCAGGATTGCCGACGAATTATTACAATTTGATGTTTGTTCCGGATGACACGCTAAAAATTTCAATTGCTTCTAGTTTTGGAGTAAAGGAAATTCCGTGGTATCAAAGGAAAAGAACGGTACAGTATTTGAACCGCATCGAATACATTAGTATGCGTGAAAATCGAGGAAGTGAGATTGTCAAGGAACTGACTGGTCGAGATGTTCCTACGATTTTAGATCCTGTTTTCTTTTTGAGTAAAAATGAATGGCTGGAGAGAATTCCTAATAAGAGAGAAATCAATGAGCCATATATTTTTGCATACTTCCTTGGTGCCACACAGGAATATCGCAATGCAGTAAAGAAATTAGCTCATGACAAGGGCATGAAAGTCGTTGCGTTACGACACATGGATCAGTATGTAGAAGAAGATGAAAACTTTGGAGACTTTGCTCCGTATGATGTGAGTCCAGAAAGATTTCTAAATCTTCTGCGAAATGCAGAGTATGTCTGCACGGATTCTTTCCACGGGACAGCATTTTCTATTCTTAATGAAAAGCAGTTTGTGGTATTTAACAGATATGCTGAAAATTCCAGCTTTTCAAAAAATTCTCGTATTGATACCCTGTGTGTGAATTTTGGTCTAGAAAGTCGGCGCTATAAAAATGGAATGGACTTATCAGACGTTGTAAAAGATGATATTGACTATAAAGCTGTAGGGGAAAAGTATAAAAACCTTAAGATGGTAACAGATCAATATTTAAAGACTGTATTGAAAGAAATTAGAAAGCGTGTGTAA